The following coding sequences are from one Mytilus trossulus isolate FHL-02 chromosome 8, PNRI_Mtr1.1.1.hap1, whole genome shotgun sequence window:
- the LOC134680985 gene encoding coiled-coil domain-containing protein 63-like: protein MGRGTANKESGDELSDEVSQASELAKLQRQLRVMENDRRSYAEEAQNYLRKQQSEIANLSKENLDMRTVLKLAQSDKNENKDLDDTEKLFNLIESLDYYNNSIKLEKMRVNELDNEILKAERKIANQRKQNGSNTEIITEKNILKKIIVMENRLNKATVKFNNQLAVNGHLRKEIDHLRQERSVFDNLYKKISKELNETTKKMNDVISKASVAYEERDEAQTKMIALKERSEKDIAQHESEMKDLQRVIHHDNKLKEFFNAKSNDRALYKEEEEAKKSKNSKDKDTDAENVQIQTFEEAIDKIKEATGETDIETIVDNFIKKEDENFALYNYVNELNDEVEHLQREIDEMNKEIKRIEADGIKQEDERIKVLQELEIRGDKITKETEQGNKKLVEINKTLDQLKSGVLHLFGAIDCDPSSIKDMLGSEKGVTNKNIMKYMGIIEGKTMDYLQKHEYNEMKKNPPPPEKKDKKGEPTTPSTQMTKVIEPPPISINPPSAADDEELEVPEEQTELRPLTHEELKLIAQRNIGKRVNTLAVPSPTKAAKSPRAT from the exons ATGGGACGTGGAACCGCAAACAAGGAAAGTGGCGATGAACTGTCTGATGAGGTATCCCAGGCTTCGGAGTTAGCAAAGTTACAAAGACAACTTCGTGTTATGGAAAATGATAGAAGATCCTATGCCGAGGAGGCTCAAAATTATCTCAGAAAGCAACA gTCTGAAATAGCAAACTTATCTAAAGAAAATCTCGACATGAGAACAGTATTGAAGTTAGCTCAGAGTGATAAGAACGAGAACAAAGATCTGGATGATACAGAGAAACTGTTCAATCTGATAGAAAGTCTCGATTACTATAACAACAGCATCAAGTTAGAGAAAATGAGAGTAAATGAATTAGATAATGAG ATCCTTAAGGCAGAGAGGAAAATTGCCAACCAGAGAAAGCAAAACGGAAGTAACACGGAGatcataacagaaaaaaatatcctgaAGAAAATCATTGTTATGGAAAATCGTCTAAATAAG GCTACAGTTAAGTTCAACAACCAGTTAGCTGTCAACGGACATCTTCGTAAGGAGATAGACCATCTTAGACAGGAGAGGAGTGTATttgataacttgtacaaaaagaTAAGCAAGGAGCTCAATGAAACTACTAAGAAAATGAATGACGTCATCTCTAAAGCTTCTGTGGCTTATGAAGAAAG aGATGAAGCACAAACAAAGATGATAGCTCTGAAAGAAAGAAGTGAAAAGGACATTGCACAGCATGAGTCGGAAATGAAAGATCTGCAGCGAGTTATTCACCATGACAACAAACTGAAAGAGTTTTTCAATGCGAAATCAAATGACCGTGCATTGTATAAAGAGGAAGAAGAGGCAAAGAAAAGCAAAA ATTCAAAGGATAAAGATACTGACGCCGAAAATGTACAAATACAAACGTTCGAGGAAGcgatagataaaataaaagaagCCACAGGGGAAACAGATATCGAAACAATCGTCgacaatttcatcaaaaaagaagatgaaaatTTTGCTCTGTACAACTATGTCAACGAACTAAACGACGAAGTTGAACACCTCCAACGTGAAATAGATGAAAtgaataaagaaatcaaacGAATTGAAGCGGACGGTATAAAACAGGAAGACGAGAGAATTAAAGTTTTACAAGAATTAGAG ATACGGGGAGATAAAATAACAAAGGAAACGGAACAGGGCAACAAAAAACTAgtggaaataaataaaactctaGACCAGCTAAAAAGTGGTGTTCTGCATCTGTTTGGAGCCATAGATTGTGACCCATCATCCATTAAAGATATGCTTGGCAGTGAAAAGGGCGTCACCAATAAGAATATCATGAAGTACATGGGAATAATTGAGGGAAAAACTATGGACTACTTACAGAAACATGAATACAATGAAATGAAG aaaaatcCTCCACCTCCTGAAAAGAAGGACAAGAAAGGAGAGCCCACTACTCCTAGTACACAGATGACAAAGGTGATTGAACCGCCACCTATTTCCATTAATCCACCATCAGCCGC TGATGACGAAGAATTAGAGGTACCAGAGGAACAAACTGAGCTGAGGCCACTAACACACGAAGAACTGAAATTAATAGCACAAAGAAATATTGGTAAACGTGTTAACACATTGGCTGTCCCGTCACCAACAAAAGCTGCCAAATCACCAAGAGCTACATAA